Proteins from a genomic interval of Amphiura filiformis chromosome 9, Afil_fr2py, whole genome shotgun sequence:
- the LOC140161206 gene encoding uncharacterized protein isoform X1, translated as MEQSSSNENENAASSDSIDCRIVKVWTLTDEAMEVDDIETGLDQNQPNMESGDRELITQAESSMHQQVDQEGGDHDSGTAIDLEIEQSDEAAPAEIVASQSVIEANSVSQQHVDVEEVSQDSEAASNSTSQEPVVPDGDAVLQQDVTQDTSEDTASNINVHDMYTGEMGTEPSTSSQQIDAEETSQENIPSTSNLPIISEEEQSEQDVNHTSTLSEVAAVEIVALYDVKKEHESDHIVSASSPDVAENQTSARGASPDQNTTDDDMTLDLVTCHICLSEINTPKSLPCLHTFCRSCLTSWAEKCPNTLTCPTCQEAYPVPPEGIEGLKGNFFVSKLKDRRALKRKLSSPEKIVCSACNSNAEANSRCIDCNDFLCARCTEMHQTIRVLKSHQVVNVAELRSGKVNLFKHPKQQQEQCKKHIGQIVWFYCETCGILICRDCTVVDHCRPEHHYVNVQDAIRGQRQNIQGLTDDCKKILADVEKEMGLVKNHENQLARVVKQASDAVDTAADRAVADLQVCIEAKRNDHQAHIQNIYEERKLSINAHKEKLVSLTSRLKTALDMGKQVSENGSEFEVASTFHSLLTTLKQLKEAKLPVMRKDISRLSFETNEGPLFTIHELGSINTYSTWKVVSRFGRGIDGAKSITKAWAVAIAKNGIAVANNSSSGNVSVHQHHPPHDLLSTLETSKGLGRNPSGWKSFPRGVAATGNNHFFVTDNTMFVKEYNGSGRYVQQFAAVHPNGEATDTMKITLDSVAVDSNDNLLIGPNQHKFISIHKSNSNHVRSFPVTIEPHFIAASRQDDKIVLSSHISNTVHIVSGQGTTLHVLAVDDLPVWRPRGLCCTEHGEVFISNAVKDRTGGSPGIYKFDMTGHFLGCVTKDVTVPYGLALSEDERVLAVGDKKLVTLFELR; from the exons ATGGAACAGTCATcttcaaatgaaaatgaaaatgcagCCTCATCTGATAGTATT GATTGCAGGATTGTTAAAGTGTGGACGTTGACAGATGAAGCTATGGAAGTTGATGACATTGAAACGGGACTAGATCAAAACCAACCTAATATG GAATCAGGTGACCGGGAATTGATAACACAGGCAGAGAGTTCAATGCATCAGCAGGTTGATCAAGAGGGAGGGGATCATGATAGTGGCACAGCCATTGATTTAGAAATAGAGCagagtgatgaagcagcccctGCTGAAATA GTTGCAAGCCAATCAGTAATAGAGGCAAATTCAGTTTCACAACAACATGTTGATGTAGAGGAAGTTAGTCAAGACAGTGAGGCAGCATCCAACTCAACATCACAAGAG CCGGTGGTaccagatggtgatgctgtgttacAACAAGATGTGACCCAAGATACTTCAGAAGACACAGCATCAAATatcaatgtacat GACATGTATACAGGAGAAATGGGCACCGAGCCAAGCACCTCATCACAACAAATTGATGCAGAGGAAACATCTCAAGAGAATATTCCATCCACATCCAACTTG CCCATTATTTCAGAAGAGGAACAAAGTGAACAAGATGTAAATCATACTTCTACTCTATCAGAGGTAGCAGCAGTG GAAATTGTAGCTCTCTATGATGTGAAAAAAGAACATGAATCTGATCATATCGTATCTGCAAGTAGCCCA GATGTTGCAGAAAACCAGACTTCAGCCAGAGGAGCGTCccctgatcaaaatacaactgaTGATGACATGACCCTTGACCTTGTGACCTGCCATATCTGCCTCTCAGAAATCAACACCCCCAAGAGTCTTCCTTGTCTGCATACATTTTGTAGATCATGCCTAACATCCTGGGCTGAGAAATGTCCTAACACACTCACATGCCCAACCTGCCAAGAGGCATATCCTGTACCGCCGGAAGGGATTGAGGGATTAAAAGGCAATTTTTTCGTCAGCAAGCTGAAGGATCGCAGAGCCTTGAAGAGAAAGCTGTCATCTCCAGAGAAGATTGTTTGTTCAGCTTGTAATAGTAATGCAGAAGCAAACTCTAGGTGTATAGATTGTAACGATTTCTTATGTGCACGATGCACCGAGATGCATCAGACCATTAGAGTACTTAAAAGTCACCAGGTGGTGAATGTTGCCGAGCTGCGATCGGGTAAAGTGAACTTATTCAAACATCCCAAGCAACAACAGGAGCAGTGCAAGAAACATATTGGACAGATTGTGTGGTTCTACTGCGAGACTTGTGGCATCCTGATATGTCGGGACTGTACCGTGGTCGATCATTGCCGTCCAGAACATCATTACGTGAATGTACAAGATGCCATCAGAGGACAAAGGCAGAACATCCAAGGACTGACAGATGATTGTAAGAAGATTCTTGCAGATGTGGAAAAGGAGATGGGTTTAGTAAAGAATCATGAAAATCAGTTGGCAAGGGTTGTGAAGCAAGCTTCAGATGCAGTTGATACTGCTGCAGATCGGGCAGTAGCAGATCTACAGGTTTGCATAGAGGCTAAGCGCAATGATCATCAGGCACACATACAGAATATCTATGAGGAACGAAAGTTGAGTATCAATGCACATAAAGAGAAACTAGTATCACTAACATCAAGGTTGAAGACAGCTTTGGATATGGGAAAGCAAGTCAGTGAGAATGGATCGGAATTTGAAGTGGCTTCTACATTTCATTCTTTGCTTACAACTCTGAAACAGCTGAAGGAAGCCAAGTTGCCAGTCATGAGAAAGGATATCAGCCGATTATCGTTTGAAACCAATGAAGGACCATTGTTCACCATTCATGAGCTTGGCTCTATTAATACGTACTCAACATGGAAAGTGGTATCGAGGTTTGGACGGGGAATCGATGGCGCTAAATCAATCACCAAAGCATGGGCGGTTGCCATAGCAAAAAATGGTATTGCAGTAGCCAATAACAGCAGTTCAGGCAATGTTAGCGTACATCAACACCATCCTCCACACGATTTGCTGTCAACGCTAGAAACGTCCAAAGGCTTAGGGCGTAATCCTTCCGGATGGAAATCGTTCCCGAGAGGTGTGGCTGCAACAGGAAACAACCACTTCTTTGTTACAGACAACACCATGTTTGTAAAAGAGTACAATGGTAGCGGGAGGTATGTGCAACAGTTTGCAGCAGTTCATCCAAATGGGGAAGCAACAGATACCATGAAGATCACGCTAGATAGTGTAGCTGTAGACAGTAACGACAACCTCCTCATCGGGCCAAATCAGCATAAATTTATAAGTATTCACAAATCCAACAGCAACCATGTGAGATCTTTCCCAGTCACCATTGAGCCTCATTTCATTGCTGCATCGCGCCAAGATGACAAAATAGTCCTGAGTTCACATATCAGTAACACTGTACACATAGTTAGTGGTCAGGGAACCACGCTACATGTTCTGGCTGTGGACGACTTGCCTGTGTGGCGCCCGCGTGGGCTATGCTGCACGGAACACGGGGAAGTATTCATATCTAATGCTGTCAAAGATAGGACAGGTGGATCACCAGGCATTTATAAATTCGATATGACGGGCCATTTCTTGGGATGTGTAACAAAGGATGTGACCGTACCATATGGACTCGCCCTGTCTGAAGACGAACGGGTCTTAGCGGTCGGAGATAAGAAGTTGGTAACACTTTTTGAGTTGCGTTGA
- the LOC140161206 gene encoding uncharacterized protein isoform X2 — MEQSSSNENENAASSDSIDCRIVKVWTLTDEAMEVDDIETGLDQNQPNMESGDRELITQAESSMHQQVDQEGGDHDSGTAIDLEIEQSDEAAPAEIVASQSVIEANSVSQQHVDVEEVSQDSEAASNSTSQEPVVPDGDAVLQQDVTQDTSEDTASNINVHDMYTGEMGTEPSTSSQQIDAEETSQENIPSTSNLPIISEEEQSEQDVNHTSTLSEVAAVDVAENQTSARGASPDQNTTDDDMTLDLVTCHICLSEINTPKSLPCLHTFCRSCLTSWAEKCPNTLTCPTCQEAYPVPPEGIEGLKGNFFVSKLKDRRALKRKLSSPEKIVCSACNSNAEANSRCIDCNDFLCARCTEMHQTIRVLKSHQVVNVAELRSGKVNLFKHPKQQQEQCKKHIGQIVWFYCETCGILICRDCTVVDHCRPEHHYVNVQDAIRGQRQNIQGLTDDCKKILADVEKEMGLVKNHENQLARVVKQASDAVDTAADRAVADLQVCIEAKRNDHQAHIQNIYEERKLSINAHKEKLVSLTSRLKTALDMGKQVSENGSEFEVASTFHSLLTTLKQLKEAKLPVMRKDISRLSFETNEGPLFTIHELGSINTYSTWKVVSRFGRGIDGAKSITKAWAVAIAKNGIAVANNSSSGNVSVHQHHPPHDLLSTLETSKGLGRNPSGWKSFPRGVAATGNNHFFVTDNTMFVKEYNGSGRYVQQFAAVHPNGEATDTMKITLDSVAVDSNDNLLIGPNQHKFISIHKSNSNHVRSFPVTIEPHFIAASRQDDKIVLSSHISNTVHIVSGQGTTLHVLAVDDLPVWRPRGLCCTEHGEVFISNAVKDRTGGSPGIYKFDMTGHFLGCVTKDVTVPYGLALSEDERVLAVGDKKLVTLFELR; from the exons ATGGAACAGTCATcttcaaatgaaaatgaaaatgcagCCTCATCTGATAGTATT GATTGCAGGATTGTTAAAGTGTGGACGTTGACAGATGAAGCTATGGAAGTTGATGACATTGAAACGGGACTAGATCAAAACCAACCTAATATG GAATCAGGTGACCGGGAATTGATAACACAGGCAGAGAGTTCAATGCATCAGCAGGTTGATCAAGAGGGAGGGGATCATGATAGTGGCACAGCCATTGATTTAGAAATAGAGCagagtgatgaagcagcccctGCTGAAATA GTTGCAAGCCAATCAGTAATAGAGGCAAATTCAGTTTCACAACAACATGTTGATGTAGAGGAAGTTAGTCAAGACAGTGAGGCAGCATCCAACTCAACATCACAAGAG CCGGTGGTaccagatggtgatgctgtgttacAACAAGATGTGACCCAAGATACTTCAGAAGACACAGCATCAAATatcaatgtacat GACATGTATACAGGAGAAATGGGCACCGAGCCAAGCACCTCATCACAACAAATTGATGCAGAGGAAACATCTCAAGAGAATATTCCATCCACATCCAACTTG CCCATTATTTCAGAAGAGGAACAAAGTGAACAAGATGTAAATCATACTTCTACTCTATCAGAGGTAGCAGCAGTG GATGTTGCAGAAAACCAGACTTCAGCCAGAGGAGCGTCccctgatcaaaatacaactgaTGATGACATGACCCTTGACCTTGTGACCTGCCATATCTGCCTCTCAGAAATCAACACCCCCAAGAGTCTTCCTTGTCTGCATACATTTTGTAGATCATGCCTAACATCCTGGGCTGAGAAATGTCCTAACACACTCACATGCCCAACCTGCCAAGAGGCATATCCTGTACCGCCGGAAGGGATTGAGGGATTAAAAGGCAATTTTTTCGTCAGCAAGCTGAAGGATCGCAGAGCCTTGAAGAGAAAGCTGTCATCTCCAGAGAAGATTGTTTGTTCAGCTTGTAATAGTAATGCAGAAGCAAACTCTAGGTGTATAGATTGTAACGATTTCTTATGTGCACGATGCACCGAGATGCATCAGACCATTAGAGTACTTAAAAGTCACCAGGTGGTGAATGTTGCCGAGCTGCGATCGGGTAAAGTGAACTTATTCAAACATCCCAAGCAACAACAGGAGCAGTGCAAGAAACATATTGGACAGATTGTGTGGTTCTACTGCGAGACTTGTGGCATCCTGATATGTCGGGACTGTACCGTGGTCGATCATTGCCGTCCAGAACATCATTACGTGAATGTACAAGATGCCATCAGAGGACAAAGGCAGAACATCCAAGGACTGACAGATGATTGTAAGAAGATTCTTGCAGATGTGGAAAAGGAGATGGGTTTAGTAAAGAATCATGAAAATCAGTTGGCAAGGGTTGTGAAGCAAGCTTCAGATGCAGTTGATACTGCTGCAGATCGGGCAGTAGCAGATCTACAGGTTTGCATAGAGGCTAAGCGCAATGATCATCAGGCACACATACAGAATATCTATGAGGAACGAAAGTTGAGTATCAATGCACATAAAGAGAAACTAGTATCACTAACATCAAGGTTGAAGACAGCTTTGGATATGGGAAAGCAAGTCAGTGAGAATGGATCGGAATTTGAAGTGGCTTCTACATTTCATTCTTTGCTTACAACTCTGAAACAGCTGAAGGAAGCCAAGTTGCCAGTCATGAGAAAGGATATCAGCCGATTATCGTTTGAAACCAATGAAGGACCATTGTTCACCATTCATGAGCTTGGCTCTATTAATACGTACTCAACATGGAAAGTGGTATCGAGGTTTGGACGGGGAATCGATGGCGCTAAATCAATCACCAAAGCATGGGCGGTTGCCATAGCAAAAAATGGTATTGCAGTAGCCAATAACAGCAGTTCAGGCAATGTTAGCGTACATCAACACCATCCTCCACACGATTTGCTGTCAACGCTAGAAACGTCCAAAGGCTTAGGGCGTAATCCTTCCGGATGGAAATCGTTCCCGAGAGGTGTGGCTGCAACAGGAAACAACCACTTCTTTGTTACAGACAACACCATGTTTGTAAAAGAGTACAATGGTAGCGGGAGGTATGTGCAACAGTTTGCAGCAGTTCATCCAAATGGGGAAGCAACAGATACCATGAAGATCACGCTAGATAGTGTAGCTGTAGACAGTAACGACAACCTCCTCATCGGGCCAAATCAGCATAAATTTATAAGTATTCACAAATCCAACAGCAACCATGTGAGATCTTTCCCAGTCACCATTGAGCCTCATTTCATTGCTGCATCGCGCCAAGATGACAAAATAGTCCTGAGTTCACATATCAGTAACACTGTACACATAGTTAGTGGTCAGGGAACCACGCTACATGTTCTGGCTGTGGACGACTTGCCTGTGTGGCGCCCGCGTGGGCTATGCTGCACGGAACACGGGGAAGTATTCATATCTAATGCTGTCAAAGATAGGACAGGTGGATCACCAGGCATTTATAAATTCGATATGACGGGCCATTTCTTGGGATGTGTAACAAAGGATGTGACCGTACCATATGGACTCGCCCTGTCTGAAGACGAACGGGTCTTAGCGGTCGGAGATAAGAAGTTGGTAACACTTTTTGAGTTGCGTTGA